Proteins encoded together in one Marinobacter salsuginis window:
- a CDS encoding putative hydro-lyase: protein MHTGAYSEFKNSVLDQASELRARIRSGAHTGTTSGTASSLLQGNVVILPSEWAGDFLLYCQNNPVACPLIGMSQPGDPSLPDLGHDLDIRTDVPEYQVFRNGERAETATDLKSLWRDDLVTFVLGCSFSFEDALIRAGLSVRNVDEARNVSMFRSNIATRPAGPFSGNMVVSMRPFNGTDAIRAIQITTRLPKAHGAPVHIGDPSLIGIQDVNTPDFGDPVTIRPGELPLFWACGVTPQLALENARLPFAITHVPGKMLLTERLNEELAVL, encoded by the coding sequence ATGCACACCGGTGCGTATTCCGAATTCAAAAACAGCGTGCTTGATCAGGCGTCCGAGTTGCGCGCCCGTATCCGGTCCGGAGCCCATACCGGCACCACAAGCGGCACGGCCAGCAGCCTGCTCCAGGGTAATGTCGTTATCCTGCCGTCCGAATGGGCCGGCGATTTTCTCCTATACTGTCAGAATAACCCGGTTGCCTGCCCCCTGATCGGCATGTCTCAACCCGGTGATCCCAGCCTCCCTGATCTGGGGCATGATCTGGATATCAGAACCGATGTACCCGAATACCAGGTATTCCGGAATGGCGAGCGAGCAGAGACTGCCACCGACCTCAAAAGCCTCTGGAGGGACGACCTGGTGACCTTTGTTCTGGGTTGCTCGTTCTCATTTGAAGATGCCCTGATCAGAGCCGGTCTCTCGGTGCGGAACGTGGACGAGGCACGGAACGTTTCCATGTTCCGTTCGAATATCGCTACCCGGCCTGCAGGCCCGTTCAGTGGCAACATGGTGGTCTCCATGCGTCCGTTCAACGGTACTGATGCGATTCGCGCGATACAGATTACCACACGCCTGCCCAAGGCCCACGGTGCACCGGTTCACATCGGTGATCCGTCACTTATTGGCATCCAGGACGTTAACACACCCGATTTTGGAGATCCGGTAACGATCAGGCCGGGCGAGCTTCCGCTGTTCTGGGCCTGCGGGGTAACTCCGCAACTGGCTCTGGAGAATGCACGCCTGCCGTTCGCCATAACCCATGTACCGGGAAAGATGCTGCTTACCGAGCGGCTGAATGAAGAACTGGCGGTACTCTGA
- a CDS encoding TRAP transporter substrate-binding protein, which yields MFKKLATATLVTGALLTSSVQAQQWHMPTPYGDANLPTQIAYGFAEDIKNGTDGDITITVHSGASLVKHPEIPRAVRTGQVQLGEIFIGIMGNTHPVFKHDNIPFLATSFEDAKKLWEAAKPQIEKQLDKEGMTLLYTVPWPAQSLYTKKPINTLADLEGLKMRAYSPSTSRLADLMNTTPTTVQVPEIPQAFSTGIIDAMITSPSTGANGQAWDYLSHYTDIKAWIPKNVVVVNKRAFRRLSDEQRQVILDAAAAAEAKGWEGVRKTAAEDTATLAENGITVSEPSAELMAELEKIGDIMVKEWEQEAPEEVGAILSNYR from the coding sequence ATGTTCAAAAAACTCGCTACAGCCACCCTGGTTACCGGGGCGCTGCTGACCTCATCCGTTCAGGCCCAGCAATGGCACATGCCAACGCCCTATGGCGATGCCAACCTGCCTACCCAGATCGCCTACGGTTTTGCCGAGGACATCAAAAACGGCACCGATGGCGACATCACCATCACCGTTCATTCTGGTGCTTCCCTGGTAAAGCACCCGGAAATTCCACGTGCCGTGAGAACCGGCCAGGTGCAGTTGGGTGAAATCTTCATCGGCATCATGGGCAACACCCACCCGGTGTTCAAACACGATAACATTCCGTTCCTGGCAACCAGCTTCGAAGACGCCAAGAAACTCTGGGAGGCCGCCAAGCCGCAGATCGAAAAGCAGCTGGACAAGGAAGGTATGACTCTCCTGTATACCGTGCCCTGGCCGGCCCAGAGCCTGTACACCAAAAAGCCGATTAATACACTTGCAGACCTCGAAGGGCTGAAGATGCGGGCTTACAGCCCATCGACCTCGCGCCTTGCCGACCTGATGAACACCACCCCGACCACGGTTCAGGTTCCGGAGATTCCGCAAGCGTTCAGCACCGGCATTATCGACGCCATGATCACCTCACCGTCAACCGGTGCCAACGGCCAGGCCTGGGATTACCTCTCCCATTACACCGACATCAAGGCGTGGATTCCCAAAAACGTAGTCGTTGTTAACAAGCGCGCTTTCCGTCGCCTGAGCGATGAACAGCGCCAGGTAATCCTGGATGCAGCCGCCGCTGCCGAGGCGAAAGGCTGGGAAGGCGTTCGCAAGACCGCCGCTGAAGACACAGCCACGCTGGCTGAAAATGGCATCACCGTTTCCGAGCCTTCTGCTGAACTGATGGCCGAACTGGAGAAAATCGGCGACATCATGGTGAAAGAATGGGAACAGGAAGCACCGGAGGAAGTCGGCGCTATTCTGTCCAACTACCGCTAA
- a CDS encoding TRAP transporter small permease, producing MNSLRKKFYLASGYAAGFCIALIMVIILAQIVGRLFGFIIPSAEDVSGWALAASTFFGLAYTFHNGGHIRVTLVIQKWSGRPRFFQELIVLIFGFGLACYMTFYCWHMVWESYVFEEVSHGYIPIPIWIPQVPVALGMTALNIAVLDDLVGILRKRTPSYQQHEDELNLEEV from the coding sequence ATGAACTCTCTTCGAAAGAAATTTTATCTGGCATCCGGCTACGCCGCTGGCTTCTGCATAGCTCTGATCATGGTCATTATTCTGGCCCAGATCGTCGGTCGGCTGTTCGGTTTTATCATCCCCTCAGCGGAAGACGTGTCCGGCTGGGCGCTCGCCGCATCCACGTTTTTCGGTCTGGCCTACACCTTTCATAACGGCGGTCATATTCGGGTAACCCTGGTGATCCAGAAATGGTCCGGGCGGCCACGCTTCTTTCAAGAGCTGATCGTGCTGATTTTCGGTTTCGGGCTCGCCTGCTACATGACCTTCTACTGCTGGCACATGGTCTGGGAATCCTACGTTTTTGAAGAGGTCTCCCACGGCTATATCCCCATCCCCATCTGGATACCGCAGGTTCCGGTGGCACTCGGAATGACGGCACTCAACATTGCCGTCCTGGATGATCTGGTGGGTATCCTCCGCAAGCGAACGCCCTCTTACCAGCAGCATGAAGACGAACTCAATCTGGAGGAAGTGTAA
- a CDS encoding TRAP transporter large permease: protein MDIAFLSIVLAVSMILMLAVGVWVSLTLVGIGVLGLLLSGNDQIGLLFATSSWGASTSWSLTALPMFIWMGEVLFRTRLSEDLFKGLAPWMGGLPGKLLHVNILSCGIFAAVSGSSAATAATIGRMTLPELKAQGYSDKMAVGTLAGSGTLGLLIPPSIILIVYGVAAEVSIGRLFIAGALPGLMLVAMFMGYTMIWAKLNKDQLPTTKKENLAFSVKIKALKMLLPIVGLIIFVLGSIYTGFATPTEAAALGVFGALIIAAATGSLSVQSFRDSLLGAVKSSCMIGLILVGAHFLTLAMGFLGIPRELASWIGSMSLSPFELLIGLTVLFVLLGCFLDGISVVVLTVAVVMPMVQQAGIDLLWFGIFIVLVVEMAQITPPVGFNLFVIQALTGKDILYVARAALPFFLLIMAALFLIGWFPEIVTYLPQTMSQG, encoded by the coding sequence ATGGATATTGCGTTTCTCTCCATTGTCCTGGCGGTGTCGATGATTCTGATGCTCGCTGTCGGTGTCTGGGTGTCCCTGACACTCGTTGGCATCGGCGTTCTGGGCCTGTTGCTGTCTGGCAACGATCAGATCGGGCTGCTGTTCGCAACGTCGAGCTGGGGCGCCAGTACCAGTTGGTCCCTGACGGCTCTGCCCATGTTTATCTGGATGGGCGAAGTCCTGTTCCGTACCCGACTGTCCGAGGATCTGTTCAAGGGGCTGGCCCCCTGGATGGGCGGGCTTCCGGGCAAACTTCTTCATGTGAACATTCTGAGTTGTGGCATCTTCGCGGCGGTTTCCGGTTCATCCGCGGCCACTGCCGCAACCATAGGACGAATGACCCTGCCGGAACTGAAAGCACAGGGTTACAGTGACAAGATGGCGGTGGGCACCCTGGCCGGTTCCGGTACCCTTGGCCTGTTGATTCCACCGTCCATTATCCTGATCGTTTACGGTGTGGCCGCAGAGGTTTCCATTGGCCGCCTGTTTATCGCCGGCGCCCTGCCCGGCCTGATGCTGGTTGCCATGTTCATGGGTTACACCATGATCTGGGCCAAGCTCAACAAGGATCAACTGCCGACCACCAAGAAAGAAAACCTGGCGTTCTCGGTCAAGATCAAAGCGCTGAAGATGTTGCTGCCGATCGTTGGCCTGATCATTTTCGTGCTGGGTTCCATCTATACCGGCTTTGCTACCCCGACTGAGGCAGCCGCCCTGGGCGTTTTTGGCGCCCTTATCATCGCGGCCGCAACGGGCTCTCTGAGCGTTCAGAGTTTCCGCGACAGCCTGCTGGGCGCGGTGAAAAGCTCCTGCATGATCGGTCTGATTCTCGTCGGTGCACACTTCCTGACCCTGGCCATGGGCTTCCTGGGCATTCCACGGGAACTGGCCTCCTGGATCGGCAGCATGTCCCTTTCACCGTTTGAACTTCTGATAGGCCTGACTGTGCTGTTCGTTCTTCTCGGCTGCTTCCTTGATGGGATCTCAGTCGTGGTCCTGACTGTCGCGGTGGTCATGCCGATGGTTCAGCAAGCCGGCATTGATTTGCTCTGGTTCGGGATCTTTATTGTACTGGTGGTAGAGATGGCACAGATCACGCCGCCAGTGGGCTTCAACCTGTTCGTCATCCAGGCCCTGACCGGCAAGGACATTCTCTATGTGGCCCGGGCAGCCCTGCCGTTCTTCCTGCTGATCATGGCCGCGCTGTTTTTGATCGGCTGGTTCCCGGAGATTGTCACTTACCTGCCCCAGACCATGAGCCAGGGATGA